The Pochonia chlamydosporia 170 chromosome 1, whole genome shotgun sequence genome window below encodes:
- a CDS encoding glutaminyl-tRNA synthetase (similar to Aspergillus terreus NIH2624 XP_001217207.1) — MSEAVVENTAKLQLDEETGEMVSKSELKKRMQKRAKKAAAALRKTQVSSEGTTKAGGQKQLNTSVKKPSDAEENVVDPDAMFKQGFLAEVYKTRPSETVVTRFPPEPNGYLHLGHAKAIAINFGFARYHGGKTILRFDDTNPDAEREEYYKAIEETIRWLGFTPSKVTYASDNFQRMYNLAEELIKKEKAYVCHCNEAETKLQRGSEDGSTPRYRCEHAKQDVDTNLRKFSAMRDGEYAPQTAWLRMKQDIENPNPQMWDIAAYRIPKDQHPHLRTGNHWRVYPTYDFAHCLCDSFEGITHSLCTTEFIMSRESYEWLNQLLVDFQPMQRECGRLRLDGTIMSKRELRRLIEEKVVRGWDDPRLYTLKAIRRRGIPPAALLSFIYELGVTTATSNITIKRFEQSIRRYLERTVPRLMLVLDPVRVIIEDAEEQDLDVPFLPKDPSMGSHKVRLTKCVFIDRSDFREVDSKDYFRLAPGKTVGLLHMPYPIKAVDFTKDDATGKVKEIRAVFDRGAKKPKTFIQWVPDGSPTAEVRIHTALFKSAQPKSAPGGLMNDINPESETIWHSAMIENGFYEVRRRAPWPEAEGEKAGDFGPESVRFQGTRVAYFACDSDSTDEKIVLNRIVALKEDSGKSG; from the exons ATGTCAGAAGCTGTCGTCGAAAATACTGCAAAGCTCCAGCTTGATGAGGAGACCGGGGAGATGGTCTCCAAGAGTGAGCTCAAAAAGCGGATGCAAAAACGGGCAAAgaaggcagctgcagcattgcGCAAGACCCAGGTATCTTCAGAAGGAACCACAAAAGCTGGAGGGCAGAAACAACTTAATACATCAGTAAAGAAGCCCAGTGATGCAGAAGAGAACGTCGTTGATCCAGATGCAATGTTTAAGCAAGGGTTTCTGGCTGAGGTTTACAAGACGCGTCCTTCGGAAACTGTTGTCACCCGGTTTCCGCCAGAGCCAAATGGATACCTTCAT CTGGGACACGCAAAGGCCATTGCTATCAACTTTGGGTTTGCAAGATATCATGGTGGCAAAACA ATACTGAG GTTTGACGACACTAACCCCGATGCCGAGAGAGAGGAGTACTACAAGGCTATCGAAGAGACAATTCGATGGTTGGGATTTACACCATCCAAAGTTACATATGCATCTGACAACTTCCAACGGATGTATAACCTCGCTGAAGAACTCAtcaagaaggaaaaggcaTATGTCTGCCACTGTAACGAAGCCGAGACTAAGCTGCAGCGCGGCAGTGAGGACGGTTCAACCCCAAGATATCGATGCGAGCATGCAAAGCAGGATGTGGACACCAATCTCAGGAAGTTTTCTGCCATGCGCGATGGCGAATATGCGCCGCAGACAGCCTGGCTTCGCATGAAGCAAGATATCGAGAATCCCAATCCTCAGATGTGGGATATTGCTGCTTACCGTATTCCTAAAGATCAGCATCCTCACCTTCGAACGGGTAATCATTGGCGGGTGTATCCGACCTACGACTTTGCACACTGCCTATGTGATAGCTTTGAAGGCATTACGCACAGTTTATGCACGACCGAGTTTATTATGTCCCGGGAAAGTTACGAATGGCTAAATCA GCTCCTGGTTGACTTTCAGCCAATGCAGCGCGAATGTGGTCGATTGAGACTCGACGGCACCATCATGAGCAAGAGAGAGCTCAGGCGGCTGATAGAAGAGAAGGTTGTCCGTGGCTGGGACGATCCACGCTTGTACACACTCAAGGCTATTAGGCGACGGGGTATACCACCAGCGGCCCTTCTCTCGTTTATATACGAACTTGGAGTGACCACAGCAACAAGTaacatcaccatcaagcGTTTTGAGCAGTCCATTCGACGATATCTGGAGAGGACAGTTCCTCGCCTCATGCTTGTCCTTGATCCGGTTCGAGTCATCATTGAAGATGCAGAGGAGCAGGACCTTGATGTCCCATTCCTACCTAAAGATCCCAGCATGGGTTCCCATAAGGTACGACTAACAAAATGCGTCTTCATCGACCGCTCCGATTTCCGCGAAGTTGATAGTAAGGACTACTTCCGGCTTGCTCCTGGCAAGACAGTTGGGTTGCTCCACATGCCTTATCCCATCAAAGCGGTAGATTTTACCAAGGATGATGCTACTGGGAAAGTGAAGGAAATCAGAGCTGTCTTTGATAGGGGAgccaagaagcccaagacatTCATACAGTGGGTTCCGGATGGTTCTCCCACGGCCGAGGTGCGCATTCACACGGCCTTGTTCAAGTCAGCTCAGCCAAAATCCGCGCCGGGAGGGTTGATGAACGACATAAATCCTGAAAGCGAGACTATCTGGCACAGCGCAATGATTGAAAATGGTTTCTACGAGGTGCGACGACGGGCTCCGTGGCCTGAGGCGGAAGGTGAGAAGGCTGGCGACTTTGGACCTGAGAGTGTCCGATTCCAGGGCACTCGTGTTGCTTATTTC GCATGTGACTCGGATAGCACAGATGAGAAGATTGTTCTCAACCGTATTGTTGCTTTGAAGGAGGATTCTGGTAAAAGCGGCTGA
- a CDS encoding clathrin-coated vesicle protein (similar to Metarhizium acridum CQMa 102 XP_007809039.1) encodes MSLKEEFQTRNFSIYGQWLGILSMIICLATGISTIFTFKVLLIVFAAIAIASAFLILFIEVPLLLRICPTSGKFDDFVRRISTNYMRAAAYGIMALLQFLSNLGGPSSLIAAGVFLTLTGLCYLLAGIKGQAFVGSKTLGGAGVAQMIV; translated from the exons ATGTCGCTCAAGGAAGAATTCCAGACCCGAAACTTCA GTATCTACGGACAATG GCTTGGTATCCTGTCCATGATCATTTGCTTAGCTACCGGCATCTCAACAATCTTTACCTTTAAGGTTCTTTTGATCGTCTTTGCTGCTATTGCCAT TGCCTCCGCCTTCCTCATCTTGTTCATCGAGGTTCCCTTGCTTCTGCGAATCTGCCCTACCTCCGGCAAGTTCGATGATTTTGTTCGCCGAATCTCAACCAACTATATGCGAGCAGCCGCCTATGGAATCATGGCTCTGCTTCAATTCCTGAGCAACCTCGGTGGCCCCAGCAGCTTGATTGCTGCAGGTGTCTTTCTGACTCTCACCGGTCTCTGCTATCTGCTCGCTGGCATCAAGGGCCAGGCCTTTGTTGGCAGCAAAACCCTTGGCGGAGCTGGAGTTGCGCAAATGATTGTCTAA